A genomic stretch from Acidobacteriota bacterium includes:
- a CDS encoding addiction module protein — protein MNRKAETVLKQALTLSEADRADIAGALLQSLEPTAEADIEATWREEVAVRVADLDAGEAETIPWKVSSRPALREIR, from the coding sequence ATGAATCGAAAGGCAGAGACCGTCCTGAAGCAGGCGCTGACCCTCTCGGAAGCGGACCGGGCAGACATCGCTGGTGCCTTGTTGCAGAGCCTCGAACCCACAGCAGAGGCGGACATCGAAGCGACGTGGCGGGAAGAGGTTGCGGTGCGAGTCGCCGACCTGGACGCCGGCGAGGCGGAGACGATTCCGTGGAAGGTCTCTTCGAGACCGGCTCTTCGCGAGATTAGGTGA
- the menB gene encoding 1,4-dihydroxy-2-naphthoyl-CoA synthase, translated as MSELTWQSAGDYEDIRYEKAMVDGEPEGIAKITINRPEVRNAFRPQTVTEMSKAFIDARDDAEVGVVVLTGEGPLAFCSGGDQRVRGTAGYVGDDGIPRLNVLDLQRQIRTLPKPVVAMVAGYAIGGGHILHLVCDLTIAADNAIFGQTGPKVGSFDAGYGSAYLARIVGQKKAREIWFLCRQYSAQEALDMGLVNTVVPLENLEAETIQWCREMLERSPMALRCIKAAMNADCDGQAGLQELAGNTTLLFYMTEEGREGKEAFLEKRKPDFKKFKRFP; from the coding sequence ATGAGCGAATTGACCTGGCAAAGCGCCGGCGACTATGAAGATATCCGTTATGAAAAGGCGATGGTGGACGGCGAGCCGGAAGGCATCGCCAAGATCACCATCAACCGTCCGGAGGTGCGCAACGCGTTCCGTCCGCAGACGGTCACAGAAATGAGCAAGGCCTTCATCGACGCCCGCGACGACGCGGAGGTGGGCGTGGTGGTGCTCACCGGCGAGGGCCCGTTGGCGTTCTGTTCCGGCGGCGACCAGCGCGTCCGCGGCACCGCCGGTTACGTCGGTGACGACGGCATCCCGCGACTCAACGTCCTCGATCTGCAACGCCAGATCCGCACCCTGCCGAAGCCAGTGGTGGCCATGGTCGCCGGCTACGCCATCGGCGGCGGCCACATCCTGCACCTCGTCTGCGACCTCACCATCGCCGCCGACAACGCCATCTTCGGCCAGACCGGCCCCAAAGTCGGCAGCTTCGACGCCGGCTACGGCTCCGCCTATCTGGCGCGTATCGTGGGTCAGAAGAAGGCCCGGGAGATCTGGTTCCTGTGCCGCCAGTACAGCGCCCAGGAGGCCCTGGACATGGGCCTGGTCAACACCGTGGTACCGCTAGAAAATCTCGAAGCGGAAACCATCCAATGGTGCCGCGAGATGCTCGAGCGCAGCCCCATGGCCCTGCGCTGCATCAAAGCCGCCATGAACGCCGACTGCGACGGCCAAGCCGGCCTCCAAGAGCTAGCCGGCAACACCACCCTCCTCTTCTATATGACGGAAGAAGGCCGCGAGGGCAAGGAAGCGTTCTTGGAGAAGCGGAAGCCGGACTTCAAGAAGTTCAAGCGGTTTCCCTGA
- a CDS encoding alpha/beta fold hydrolase translates to MRSRRGRPLVLIHGFIGSPVFWQPLLAELPRELARRALTPTVCGHGTPNYPAPPAPAPEGSTQPGPDSFNNEVDRLAEWIREHRDQPSKARQGSQKPLRNQRPGRKAKIDLVGYSQGGRLALGLLTRHQQLFRRAVIIGTHPGLSSAEDRRRRREADETWAQLLETEGLEAFLNAWEALPHFSTQTPEQRASLRAFRQHLDPVQLARALRAVGLGAMPDHRPLLPTVEVPVTLVAGELDTKFTALAHEMEDLLPRGAAVVIPGTGHNPVLEAPRAIARLITGSRHG, encoded by the coding sequence TCTTGATCCACGGATTCATCGGCTCGCCGGTTTTCTGGCAGCCGCTCCTCGCCGAGCTGCCCCGCGAGCTGGCGCGGCGAGCCCTCACCCCAACGGTCTGCGGCCACGGCACCCCCAACTACCCGGCTCCCCCCGCTCCGGCCCCTGAAGGGTCCACCCAGCCCGGCCCCGATTCCTTCAACAACGAGGTGGATCGCTTGGCGGAGTGGATTCGGGAGCATCGAGACCAGCCCTCGAAGGCCCGCCAGGGAAGCCAGAAACCCCTGAGGAACCAGAGACCAGGGAGGAAGGCCAAGATCGACCTGGTGGGCTACTCCCAGGGTGGTCGGCTGGCCCTGGGCCTGCTCACCCGCCACCAGCAGCTCTTCCGCCGCGCGGTGATCATCGGCACCCATCCGGGGCTGAGCTCGGCGGAGGACCGTCGGCGCCGCCGGGAGGCGGACGAGACCTGGGCCCAGCTGCTGGAGACCGAGGGCCTGGAAGCCTTCCTCAACGCCTGGGAGGCCCTCCCCCACTTCTCCACCCAAACTCCCGAGCAACGCGCCAGCCTCCGCGCCTTCCGCCAGCACCTGGACCCGGTGCAGCTGGCCCGGGCGCTGCGGGCGGTAGGCCTCGGGGCCATGCCCGACCATCGCCCGCTGCTGCCCACAGTGGAGGTGCCGGTGACCCTGGTGGCCGGCGAGCTGGACACCAAATTCACCGCCCTGGCCCACGAGATGGAAGACCTCCTCCCCCGCGGCGCCGCGGTCGTCATCCCCGGCACGGGCCACAACCCGGTGCTGGAAGCCCCCCGGGCCATCGCCCGGCTGATCACCGGAAGCCGCCATGGCTGA